The window CGTTTTCTGAAGCGGTCGCTGGTGCTGCTGTCTCACATGATAAGGGGCATTTTGAAGCGTGCTGCGGGTAAGCCTATTTGCATAGTCTTTATGGGTAACCTCGTTTGTATTGTATAATTAGGTGGCGACATTGCCTTACAGGTGCTCGTACTTTGACAGCGGCTCTTCTTTCTTTAGCTGGTAATAATATGTACTCCCCTCTACCCCCAAGATAGCAAGACATCGGTTAAGGTCATAGTCTGCCATAAACTGTTTGATCAGATCTATTTTTACCGTTAACAGCAGGAGTAGTGCCGGGAAGCAAGTTTTTTGCCAGCTCTAATTCCACGGTGAGCTTGCCGATAATCTTCTTAAAAGCTCTTTGATTCTTTTGTAGGGGTTGTTCTTATGCCGTTGGGGCATCAAATATCTTATGTCCCTTATCGAGGAGCTCTTGTTTCCATTTGCCGATCAAGTTGGGGTTTACATCGTAGGCCCGGGCGATTTCTGCTATCGTGCGCTTGCCAGCGATGGCCTCCAAAAAACCTGGAGTTTAAACTTTCCTTAAGTATTTCTTTCTATCATTAAGTAATTTTTATTTAGCTAGGGAGGATGCAAAAGCTTGTATAGTTTCGCCGTGAGATACGCGCACTCGCTTGAGTGCGAAAAGATTATCCCTCGGTTTCCAGAAACCCGGCTGGGTTGTAAATGCGGCTTGATACCCAGCTTGTTTGACTCCCTCTATAGTTCGACTGTCGTATCTTCCAAACGGATAGGCAAGGAAACGGGCTACATGTCCAGTCCTCTCCCAGATAAGGCTCCTAGATTTTTGTAGCTCATAG of the Bacillota bacterium genome contains:
- a CDS encoding transposase, whose product is MEAIAGKRTIAEIARAYDVNPNLIGKWKQELLDKGHKIFDAPTA